The following proteins come from a genomic window of Blastococcus sp. HT6-30:
- a CDS encoding phospho-sugar mutase — MTDDLLATARAWADADPHEGDRAEILALVDAGDTTELARRFAGPLTFGTAGLRGPLRAGPAGMNAAVVLRAAAGVGRHLLDTGHGGGTVVIGFDARRRSDEFARLSAQVFSGLGFEVQVLPRPLPTPVLAFAVRHLGAVAGVMVTASHNPPDDNGYKLYLEQGAQLVPPVDRAIEEAIAAVGPARGIALTGGHGILGDDILTEYVTAVVRALDPERVPAADRAALTVAYTAMHGVGASTTRLAFAAAGFAEPAGVPEQDAPDPAFPTVSFPNPEEPGAVDLLLALAERVGADVAIAQDPDADRCSVVCGGRQLTGDEVGALLADWLLRRGVRGTYASSLVSGSLMHAIAEAHGAPSEETPTGFKWIMRAGSAAAPLVYGYEEALGYSVAPSVVRDKDGISAALAVALLAAELKAAGRTLLDRLDELADEHGLFVTGQLSVRVEDVSVISDAMARLRSAPPAALLGRPVEFADLAEGSPPVDAVRLLGEGVRVIVRPSGTEPKLKAYLETVVPVHDDAGLIAARGRGADELDQLRTEMSAALGL, encoded by the coding sequence ATGACCGACGACCTGCTCGCCACCGCCCGGGCCTGGGCCGACGCCGATCCGCACGAGGGCGACCGCGCGGAGATCCTCGCCCTGGTCGACGCCGGCGACACCACCGAGCTGGCCCGCCGCTTCGCCGGTCCGCTGACCTTCGGAACGGCGGGGCTGCGCGGACCGCTCCGGGCCGGACCGGCCGGGATGAACGCGGCCGTGGTGCTCCGTGCCGCGGCCGGGGTGGGCCGGCACCTGCTGGACACCGGGCACGGCGGCGGAACCGTCGTCATCGGCTTCGACGCCCGGCGGAGGTCCGACGAGTTCGCCCGCCTCTCGGCGCAGGTGTTCTCGGGCCTGGGCTTCGAGGTGCAGGTGCTGCCGCGACCGCTGCCCACCCCGGTGCTGGCGTTCGCCGTCCGGCACCTCGGCGCGGTGGCCGGGGTGATGGTCACCGCCAGCCACAACCCGCCGGACGACAACGGCTACAAGCTCTACCTGGAGCAGGGCGCCCAGCTGGTGCCACCGGTCGACCGCGCGATCGAGGAGGCCATCGCCGCCGTCGGCCCGGCGCGGGGGATCGCGCTCACCGGCGGCCACGGGATCCTCGGCGACGACATCCTCACCGAGTACGTGACCGCGGTGGTGCGGGCGCTGGACCCCGAGCGGGTGCCGGCCGCCGACCGGGCCGCGCTGACCGTCGCCTACACCGCCATGCACGGGGTGGGCGCGTCGACGACCCGGCTGGCCTTCGCCGCCGCCGGCTTCGCGGAGCCGGCCGGCGTGCCCGAGCAGGACGCGCCCGATCCGGCGTTCCCGACCGTCTCCTTCCCGAACCCGGAGGAGCCCGGCGCGGTCGACCTGCTGCTGGCCCTGGCCGAGCGGGTGGGCGCCGACGTCGCGATCGCGCAGGACCCCGACGCCGACCGCTGCTCGGTGGTGTGCGGCGGCCGGCAGCTCACCGGCGACGAGGTCGGGGCGCTGCTGGCCGACTGGCTGCTGCGCCGCGGCGTGCGGGGGACGTACGCGTCGTCCCTGGTCAGCGGCTCGCTGATGCACGCGATCGCCGAGGCGCACGGCGCGCCGTCGGAGGAGACCCCGACCGGGTTCAAGTGGATCATGCGGGCCGGCTCCGCTGCGGCCCCGCTGGTGTACGGCTACGAGGAGGCGCTGGGCTACTCGGTGGCGCCGTCGGTCGTCCGCGACAAGGACGGCATCTCCGCCGCCCTGGCCGTGGCCCTGCTGGCGGCGGAGCTCAAGGCCGCCGGACGCACCCTGCTGGACCGGCTGGACGAGCTCGCCGACGAGCACGGGTTGTTCGTCACCGGGCAGCTGTCGGTGCGGGTCGAGGACGTCTCGGTCATCTCCGACGCGATGGCCCGGTTGCGCTCGGCGCCGCCCGCCGCGCTGCTGGGGCGGCCGGTGGAGTTCGCCGACCTCGCCGAGGGCTCGCCGCCGGTGGACGCCGTCCGGCTGCTCGGTGAGGGCGTGCGGGTGATCGTCCGGCCCAGCGGCACCGAGCCGAAGCTCAAGGCCTACCTGGAGACGGTCGTCCCGGTGCACGACGACGCCGGCCTGATCGCGGCCCGCGGGCGCGGGGCCGACGAGCTGGACCAGCTGCGCACGGAGATGTCGGCGGCCCTGGGGCTCTAG
- a CDS encoding DUF222 domain-containing protein, whose translation MRSTGGSDAVSRLAAALDDLAAEDLAGRFGPELLDRLGGLLTASNRLAAQVARTVRECELTQAAEHDGLKTMASWLRGHAGFSAAAASRLVGSGRALAELPAVAAAAVAGVVTPEGVAAVAPVAAPKHLAAAQAQGVDVAGVAAALAEVAATQPYAELRQVVHHYLARLDPDGPEPDPTEQRSLVIVRHADGSVSLRGELDAVGGEKLQAAVESITQATRPSGDTRTRAQQSADALVQLADNQLAAGSLPVLRTVKPHVVVRVDLTDLVDPSRGPTAGRMGFGATISAARARWLACDGTITRIVLGPEGQPLDLGRSHRVVPPHLRRAVEARDGGCVFAGCDAPSHWCDVHHLIHWAEGGDTSLDNSGLLCERHHTKVHHGFRIERQPDGRWRTWRPDGTEILIFPRLGGDTFCSRAG comes from the coding sequence ATGCGTTCGACGGGTGGGTCCGATGCGGTGAGCCGGTTGGCGGCCGCGCTGGACGACCTGGCCGCCGAGGACCTGGCGGGCCGGTTCGGCCCGGAGTTGCTCGACCGGCTCGGAGGCCTGCTGACCGCGTCGAACCGGCTGGCCGCGCAGGTGGCGCGCACGGTGCGGGAGTGCGAGCTGACCCAGGCCGCCGAGCACGACGGGCTGAAGACGATGGCCTCCTGGCTGCGCGGCCACGCCGGGTTCTCGGCGGCTGCGGCGTCGCGGTTGGTGGGTTCGGGGCGGGCGCTGGCGGAGCTGCCGGCGGTCGCTGCCGCGGCGGTGGCCGGCGTTGTGACGCCGGAGGGGGTGGCCGCGGTCGCGCCGGTCGCGGCGCCGAAGCACCTGGCCGCCGCGCAGGCGCAGGGCGTCGATGTGGCCGGGGTGGCTGCGGCCTTGGCGGAGGTGGCGGCGACCCAGCCCTACGCCGAGCTGCGGCAGGTGGTGCACCACTACCTGGCCCGGCTGGACCCCGACGGACCCGAACCCGACCCGACCGAGCAGCGGTCGCTGGTGATCGTGCGGCACGCCGACGGATCGGTGTCCTTGCGCGGTGAGCTCGACGCCGTCGGCGGGGAGAAGCTGCAGGCCGCGGTCGAGTCGATCACGCAGGCCACCCGCCCCTCGGGTGACACGCGGACGCGGGCGCAGCAGTCCGCCGACGCCCTGGTGCAGCTGGCCGACAACCAGCTCGCGGCCGGGTCCCTGCCGGTGCTGCGGACGGTCAAGCCGCACGTGGTGGTGCGCGTGGACCTGACCGACCTGGTCGACCCTTCGAGGGGCCCGACCGCGGGGCGGATGGGCTTCGGGGCGACGATCTCCGCCGCCCGCGCCCGCTGGCTGGCCTGCGACGGCACCATCACCCGCATCGTGCTCGGCCCCGAAGGTCAGCCCCTGGACCTGGGCCGCAGCCACCGGGTCGTGCCACCCCATCTGCGCCGGGCGGTGGAGGCCCGCGACGGCGGCTGTGTGTTCGCCGGCTGCGACGCCCCGTCCCACTGGTGCGACGTCCACCACCTGATCCACTGGGCCGAGGGCGGCGACACCTCACTGGACAACTCAGGGCTGCTGTGCGAACGGCACCACACCAAGGTCCACCACGGATTCCGGATCGAACGGCAACCCGACGGACGATGGCGCACCTGGCGCCCCGACGGCACCGAGATCCTCATCTTTCCCCGCCTCGGCGGAGACACCTTCTGCTCCCGTGCCGGTTGA
- a CDS encoding glutamate--cysteine ligase: MEIPFRSSERASLGVEWELQLVDRRTRELSPGAVEILEALRPEGAEEHPKAKHELLQSTVEIITGVCTTVSEAKADLAGTLAEVVAAADERGLGLLCAGTHPFTDWQTQEISPKERYHQLVERMQWLARRMQIFGVHVHVGVRAPEKVIPIVNALCQYVPHFLALSSSSPFWVGCDTGLASARTKVFEGMPTAGLPFQLADWNEFEEYMETLISTGSIESVREVWWDIRPHPDFGTVELRICDGLPTLDEVGAVAALAQCLVEQFDTQLDRGYTLPRPEEWVVRENKWRASRYGLDAEIVVDEHYAVRPVREAIAELVEELMPTAKRLECEGELADVLRILEVGASYQRQRAVALEHDGELVPVVDSLVAELRDGLPASGPAGSPDGPVPGPAECAGGHAA, translated from the coding sequence GTGGAGATCCCCTTCCGTAGCTCGGAGCGCGCCAGCCTCGGTGTGGAGTGGGAGCTGCAGCTCGTCGACCGGCGGACGCGCGAGCTGTCGCCCGGCGCCGTCGAGATCCTGGAGGCGCTCCGCCCCGAGGGCGCCGAGGAGCACCCCAAGGCCAAGCACGAGCTGCTGCAGTCGACCGTCGAGATCATCACCGGCGTCTGCACCACCGTGAGCGAGGCGAAGGCCGACCTCGCCGGCACCCTCGCCGAGGTCGTGGCCGCCGCCGACGAGCGCGGGCTCGGGCTGCTCTGCGCCGGCACCCACCCGTTCACCGACTGGCAGACCCAGGAGATCTCCCCCAAGGAGCGCTACCACCAGCTCGTCGAGCGCATGCAGTGGCTGGCCCGGCGGATGCAGATCTTCGGCGTCCACGTGCACGTCGGCGTCCGGGCGCCGGAGAAGGTCATCCCGATCGTCAACGCGCTGTGCCAGTACGTGCCGCACTTCCTGGCGCTGTCGTCGTCCTCGCCGTTCTGGGTCGGCTGCGACACCGGCCTGGCCTCGGCCCGCACCAAGGTCTTCGAGGGCATGCCCACGGCCGGGCTGCCCTTCCAGCTCGCCGACTGGAACGAGTTCGAGGAGTACATGGAGACGCTGATCTCCACCGGGAGCATCGAGAGCGTCCGCGAGGTGTGGTGGGACATCCGGCCGCACCCCGACTTCGGCACCGTCGAGCTCCGCATCTGCGACGGGCTGCCCACCCTCGACGAGGTCGGCGCGGTCGCCGCGCTCGCGCAGTGCCTGGTCGAGCAGTTCGACACCCAGCTCGACCGCGGTTACACCCTGCCCCGCCCCGAGGAGTGGGTGGTCCGCGAGAACAAGTGGCGGGCGTCCCGTTACGGCCTCGACGCCGAGATCGTGGTCGACGAGCACTACGCCGTCCGCCCGGTGCGCGAGGCTATCGCCGAGCTGGTGGAGGAGCTGATGCCCACCGCGAAGCGGCTGGAGTGCGAGGGCGAGCTGGCCGACGTGCTGCGCATCCTGGAGGTCGGCGCCTCCTACCAGCGGCAGCGCGCGGTGGCGCTGGAACACGACGGCGAACTCGTGCCCGTCGTCGACAGCCTGGTCGCCGAGCTGCGCGACGGCCTCCCGGCCAGCGGTCCCGCGGGCAGCCCCGACGGCCCGGTGCCCGGACCGGCGGAGTGCGCGGGCGGGCACGCCGCATGA
- the upp gene encoding uracil phosphoribosyltransferase, whose translation MQLTVVDHPLARARLTRMRDERTDNAMFRAALRELTQMLVYEATRDLEVAEQEITTPVTTTTGYRLAAPPLIVPVLRAGLGMADTAHGMLPESQMGFVGLARNEETFQPEAYMASLPETLVGRDVFVLDPMLATGGSLVHCCELLVARGTTSITVLCALAAPDGIRRLEGSGLPLRVFTASIDEGLDEKAYIVPGLGDAGDRQFGSV comes from the coding sequence GTGCAGCTGACCGTCGTCGACCACCCGTTGGCCCGTGCCCGCCTGACCCGCATGCGGGACGAGCGCACGGACAACGCCATGTTCCGGGCCGCCCTGCGCGAGCTCACGCAGATGCTCGTCTACGAGGCCACCCGTGACCTCGAGGTGGCCGAGCAGGAGATCACCACCCCGGTCACGACGACGACGGGCTACCGGCTGGCCGCGCCCCCGCTGATCGTGCCCGTGCTGCGGGCGGGGCTGGGCATGGCCGACACCGCGCACGGGATGCTGCCCGAGTCGCAGATGGGCTTCGTCGGCCTGGCCCGCAACGAGGAGACGTTCCAGCCCGAGGCATACATGGCCTCGCTGCCGGAGACGCTGGTCGGGCGGGACGTCTTCGTCCTCGACCCGATGCTGGCCACCGGCGGGTCGCTGGTGCACTGCTGCGAGCTGCTCGTCGCCCGCGGGACGACGTCGATCACCGTGCTCTGCGCGCTCGCGGCGCCGGACGGCATCCGCCGCCTGGAGGGGAGCGGCCTGCCGCTGCGGGTCTTCACCGCCAGCATCGACGAGGGGCTCGACGAGAAGGCCTACATCGTCCCGGGGCTCGGCGACGCCGGCGACCGCCAGTTCGGCTCGGTCTGA
- a CDS encoding purine-nucleoside phosphorylase, translated as MSELPGTDPTALATQAAEALTTALGGEHDAAVVMGSGWAPAADAFGEAAGSVSIGDLPGFTAPTVVGHGGEIRSVRVGDRKVLVFLGRTHYYEGRGVEPVVHGVRTAAAAGVRTVLLTNAAGGLAPDHRVGQAVVISDHLNLTARSPLVGADFVDLTDLYSARLRELARQLDPSLVEGVYAQLPGPHFETPAEIRMLRTLGADLVGMSTALEAIAARAAGVEVFGLSMVTNAAAGITGEALDHQEVLAAGKAAAGRLGTFLVELIGQLP; from the coding sequence GTGAGCGAGCTCCCCGGAACCGACCCCACCGCCCTGGCCACCCAGGCGGCCGAGGCCCTGACCACCGCGCTCGGCGGCGAGCACGACGCCGCCGTCGTCATGGGCTCGGGCTGGGCCCCCGCGGCCGATGCGTTCGGCGAGGCCGCGGGCTCCGTGTCGATCGGCGACCTCCCCGGCTTCACGGCCCCGACCGTGGTCGGGCACGGCGGCGAAATCCGCTCGGTGCGGGTCGGGGACCGCAAGGTGCTGGTCTTCCTGGGCCGCACCCACTACTACGAGGGCCGCGGGGTCGAGCCGGTCGTCCACGGCGTGCGCACGGCGGCGGCCGCGGGCGTGCGGACGGTGCTGCTGACCAACGCGGCCGGCGGGCTGGCGCCCGACCACCGGGTGGGCCAGGCGGTCGTGATCTCCGACCACCTCAACCTCACCGCCCGCTCGCCCCTGGTGGGCGCGGACTTCGTCGACCTCACCGACCTCTACTCCGCCCGCCTGCGGGAGCTGGCCCGGCAGCTGGACCCCTCGCTGGTCGAGGGCGTGTACGCCCAGCTCCCCGGCCCGCACTTCGAGACGCCGGCCGAGATCCGCATGCTGCGCACGCTCGGCGCGGACCTGGTCGGCATGTCCACCGCGCTGGAGGCCATCGCGGCCCGCGCGGCCGGCGTGGAGGTGTTCGGCCTCTCGATGGTCACCAACGCCGCGGCCGGCATCACCGGCGAGGCGCTGGACCACCAGGAGGTCCTCGCGGCGGGCAAGGCTGCGGCGGGTCGGCTGGGCACGTTCCTGGTCGAGCTGATCGGGCAGCTCCCGTGA
- a CDS encoding amidohydrolase encodes MTPVVEKLTAAVDDWVGVHHPELVSVRRHLHAHPELAFAEFETTSFIEQRLRAAGLRPRRLPTGTGLVCEVGDAEGPVVVLRADIDALPLADLKDVPYASTRDGLCHACGHDVHTTVVLGVALALAGLDGFPGRVRCVFQPAEETVPGGATEVVASGVLDGASRAFALHCDPSVPAGKVGLRTGPITAACDRMDVTLTGPGGHTARPQLTVDLVDALGRLITDLPSLLSRQVDPRVGMSLVWGAVNAGVAANAIPQRGTLRGTVRVLDRDAWKGAEDLLRSLVARVAATTGADVGVDYIRGVPPVVNDPRSVALLRSAALGSVGAENLVLSPQSMGGEDFGWFADVMPIALARLGTHGGGAPLDLHRGTFDVDERAIGVGVRLLARTALLALEADAEPSPTGPTTPPRTRRPAPGDTAARPTVEETHRG; translated from the coding sequence ATGACCCCGGTCGTCGAGAAGCTGACCGCGGCCGTCGACGACTGGGTCGGGGTGCACCACCCCGAACTCGTATCGGTGCGGCGGCACCTGCACGCCCATCCGGAGCTGGCGTTCGCCGAGTTCGAGACGACGTCGTTCATCGAGCAGCGGCTGCGCGCGGCCGGTCTCCGCCCGCGCCGGCTGCCCACCGGCACGGGCCTGGTCTGCGAGGTCGGCGACGCCGAGGGGCCGGTCGTCGTGCTGCGCGCCGACATCGACGCCCTGCCGCTGGCCGACCTGAAGGACGTTCCCTACGCCTCCACCCGCGACGGGCTCTGCCACGCCTGCGGCCACGACGTGCACACCACCGTCGTCCTGGGCGTCGCGCTGGCGCTCGCCGGCCTCGATGGCTTCCCGGGCCGGGTGCGGTGCGTCTTCCAGCCCGCGGAGGAGACGGTGCCCGGCGGCGCCACCGAGGTGGTCGCCTCCGGCGTCCTCGACGGCGCCTCGCGCGCCTTCGCCCTGCACTGCGACCCGTCGGTGCCGGCCGGAAAGGTCGGCCTGCGCACCGGCCCCATCACCGCCGCGTGCGACCGCATGGACGTCACGCTCACCGGCCCCGGGGGGCACACGGCCCGCCCGCAGCTCACCGTCGACCTGGTCGACGCACTCGGCCGGCTGATCACCGACCTGCCCTCGCTGCTCTCCCGGCAGGTCGACCCCCGCGTCGGGATGTCGCTGGTCTGGGGCGCGGTGAACGCGGGTGTCGCCGCCAACGCCATCCCCCAGCGCGGCACGCTGCGCGGCACGGTGCGGGTGCTCGACCGCGACGCGTGGAAGGGAGCCGAGGACCTGCTGCGCTCCCTCGTGGCGCGGGTGGCCGCGACGACGGGCGCCGACGTCGGCGTCGACTACATCCGGGGTGTGCCGCCGGTGGTCAACGACCCCCGCTCGGTGGCGCTCCTGCGGTCGGCCGCGCTGGGCAGCGTGGGCGCCGAGAACCTGGTCCTCTCGCCGCAGAGCATGGGCGGAGAGGACTTCGGCTGGTTCGCCGACGTCATGCCGATCGCGCTGGCCCGGCTGGGCACGCACGGGGGCGGCGCCCCCCTCGACCTGCACCGCGGCACCTTCGACGTCGACGAGCGGGCGATCGGCGTCGGCGTGCGGCTGCTGGCCCGGACCGCACTGCTCGCCCTCGAGGCCGACGCGGAACCGTCCCCCACGGGTCCGACAACACCCCCTCGCACGCGCCGACCGGCGCCCGGAGACACTGCAGCCAGGCCCACCGTCGAGGAGACCCACCGAGGATGA
- a CDS encoding Gfo/Idh/MocA family oxidoreductase — MRFGVLGTGHWARAVHATALAEHPSAELVGVWGRDLAKAKALGAEFEVPGYHDVDALLARVDAVAIALPPDVQAPLAVRAAEAGKHLLLEKPIALDVAGADRVVEAVRGSGVASVVFFTFRFQAATSTWLTQAARTRLAGGSGSWLSSLAGSPFAASPWRQEHGALWDIGPHALSLLVPALGPVVAVQAGAGLRDTVHLVLTHDSGAASTVTLSHTVAPMSTGTEFYVHGDAGRLVVLPDVDAPVDAFQVAVGELGAAAVAGGTHPCDVGFGRDVVAVLATAARALDSGCREPVG; from the coding sequence ATGCGCTTCGGGGTGCTGGGCACCGGCCACTGGGCCCGCGCCGTCCACGCGACCGCGCTCGCCGAGCACCCGTCCGCCGAGCTGGTGGGCGTGTGGGGCCGCGACCTCGCCAAGGCCAAGGCGCTGGGCGCGGAGTTCGAGGTCCCCGGCTACCACGACGTGGACGCGCTGCTGGCCCGCGTCGACGCCGTGGCGATCGCCCTCCCGCCGGACGTCCAGGCGCCGCTCGCGGTGCGCGCCGCCGAGGCGGGCAAGCACCTGCTGCTCGAGAAGCCGATCGCGCTGGACGTGGCCGGCGCCGACCGCGTGGTCGAGGCCGTGCGCGGTTCCGGCGTCGCCTCGGTCGTGTTCTTCACCTTCCGCTTCCAGGCGGCCACGTCCACCTGGTTGACCCAGGCCGCCCGCACCCGCCTGGCCGGTGGCTCCGGCTCGTGGCTCTCCTCGCTGGCCGGCAGCCCCTTCGCGGCGTCGCCCTGGCGGCAGGAGCACGGGGCGCTGTGGGACATCGGCCCGCACGCGCTGTCGCTGCTCGTGCCCGCGCTCGGGCCGGTCGTCGCCGTCCAGGCTGGTGCCGGCCTGCGGGACACCGTGCACCTGGTGCTCACCCACGATTCGGGGGCGGCCTCGACGGTGACGCTGTCGCACACCGTCGCACCCATGTCGACCGGCACCGAGTTCTACGTGCACGGCGACGCCGGCCGGCTGGTGGTCCTCCCGGACGTCGACGCCCCGGTGGACGCCTTCCAGGTGGCGGTGGGCGAACTGGGCGCGGCGGCGGTCGCCGGTGGCACCCACCCCTGCGACGTCGGTTTCGGCCGGGACGTCGTCGCCGTCCTGGCGACGGCGGCCCGTGCACTGGACTCGGGTTGCCGCGAGCCCGTGGGGTGA
- a CDS encoding NAD(P)-dependent oxidoreductase gives MSGAALGPVLVTGAAGRIGTVLRAGLPERGWALRSLDVVAVPEPRPGEEHLVADVTDLAATTEAARGASAVVHLAGIAGESTWAAISHANIGGTYVALEAARQAGVPRVVLASSNHATGYTERPSDGLLREVDAPPRPDTYYGVSKVAMEALGSLYADRYGLDVVCLRIGSAFAEPTTTRQLSTWLSPADTVSLVDAALSAPSPGFSVVWGVSDNTRRWWDLSAAEALGYRSADDAERYAAALVESRGEPDPSDPVHHRVGGEYTTPAFDAENFPA, from the coding sequence GTGAGCGGCGCGGCCTTGGGTCCCGTGCTGGTCACCGGCGCCGCCGGCCGGATCGGCACCGTGCTGCGCGCCGGGCTGCCCGAGCGCGGCTGGGCCCTGCGCTCGCTCGACGTCGTGGCCGTGCCGGAGCCGCGACCGGGTGAGGAGCACCTGGTCGCCGACGTCACCGACCTCGCGGCGACGACCGAGGCGGCCCGGGGCGCCTCGGCGGTCGTCCACCTGGCCGGCATCGCCGGCGAGTCGACGTGGGCGGCGATCTCGCACGCCAACATCGGCGGCACGTACGTCGCGCTGGAGGCAGCCCGGCAGGCCGGCGTCCCCCGCGTGGTCCTGGCCAGCAGCAACCACGCCACCGGCTACACCGAGCGACCGTCGGACGGGCTGCTGCGCGAGGTGGACGCGCCGCCGCGACCGGACACCTACTACGGCGTCTCGAAGGTGGCGATGGAGGCGCTGGGCTCGCTCTACGCCGACCGCTACGGCCTCGACGTCGTCTGCCTGCGCATCGGCAGCGCCTTCGCCGAGCCGACGACGACGCGCCAGCTGTCCACCTGGCTCTCCCCCGCCGACACCGTCTCCCTGGTCGACGCCGCGCTCTCCGCGCCGTCGCCGGGCTTCTCGGTGGTGTGGGGCGTCTCCGACAACACCCGCCGCTGGTGGGACCTCTCCGCCGCCGAGGCGCTCGGATACCGGTCGGCCGACGACGCCGAGCGCTACGCCGCGGCGCTGGTCGAGTCGCGCGGCGAGCCCGACCCGTCCGACCCGGTGCACCACCGCGTGGGCGGCGAGTACACGACGCCGGCGTTCGACGCGGAGAACTTCCCGGCATGA
- the deoC gene encoding deoxyribose-phosphate aldolase — protein MTHVLDPGALSDDARALSAPTPPYDDVTRSDSAFRAFLHGLPGVDQVGAEARVATLGTRSIKTTSKAWAIDTAISMVDLTTLEGADTPGKVRSLAAKAKQPDPTDPTTPRVAAVCVYGDLAGVARDALEGTGVHVAAVATAFPSGRASRAVKIADVRDAVANGADEIDMVIDRGAFLTGRYLDVYEEIVAVKEACGDAHLKVILETGELVTLDNVRRASWIAMLAGGDFIKTSTGKVSPAATLPVSLVMLQAVRDFRAATGRQVGFKPAGGIRTTKDAIRHLVLINETVGPDWLHPDRFRFGASGLLNDLLLQRQKLRTGHYSGPDHVTVD, from the coding sequence ATGACCCACGTGCTCGATCCCGGCGCGCTGTCGGACGACGCCCGGGCGCTGTCCGCGCCGACGCCTCCCTACGACGACGTCACGCGCTCGGACTCGGCGTTCCGCGCCTTCCTCCACGGCCTCCCGGGAGTCGACCAGGTCGGCGCCGAGGCGCGCGTCGCGACCCTGGGCACCCGGTCGATCAAGACGACGTCGAAGGCCTGGGCGATCGACACCGCCATCTCGATGGTCGACCTCACGACCCTCGAGGGCGCCGACACCCCCGGCAAGGTGCGCAGCCTGGCCGCCAAGGCCAAGCAGCCCGACCCGACCGACCCGACCACCCCGAGGGTCGCCGCCGTCTGCGTCTACGGCGACCTCGCCGGCGTCGCGCGGGATGCACTGGAGGGCACCGGCGTCCACGTCGCCGCCGTCGCCACCGCCTTCCCGAGCGGACGGGCCTCCCGCGCGGTGAAGATCGCCGATGTCCGCGACGCGGTGGCCAACGGCGCCGACGAGATCGACATGGTCATCGACCGGGGCGCCTTCCTCACCGGCCGCTACCTCGACGTCTACGAGGAGATCGTCGCGGTGAAGGAGGCCTGCGGCGACGCGCACCTCAAGGTCATCCTCGAGACCGGCGAGCTGGTCACCCTCGACAACGTCCGCCGGGCCAGCTGGATCGCCATGCTCGCCGGCGGCGACTTCATCAAGACGTCCACCGGCAAGGTCAGCCCCGCCGCCACCCTGCCGGTCTCGCTCGTCATGCTGCAGGCGGTCCGCGACTTCCGCGCCGCGACCGGCCGCCAGGTCGGCTTCAAGCCCGCAGGCGGCATCCGGACGACGAAGGACGCCATCAGGCATCTCGTGCTGATCAACGAGACCGTCGGCCCCGACTGGCTGCACCCCGACCGGTTCCGCTTCGGCGCCTCCGGTCTGCTCAACGACCTCCTCCTCCAGCGGCAGAAGCTGCGCACCGGCCACTACTCCGGCCCCGACCACGTCACGGTGGACTGA